A genome region from Chelonia mydas isolate rCheMyd1 chromosome 24, rCheMyd1.pri.v2, whole genome shotgun sequence includes the following:
- the LOC114018661 gene encoding M1-specific T cell receptor alpha chain-like isoform X3 yields the protein MLFTKYLLLSLLVVQVQLFLHQLQSFLFVNINDTAKIQCSSKEQFLAGGGTAQWYRRQEGEAPMLIKRCSDNQNVNKIACISEGHNLTLEIYNAQRSDSGVYYCTNSYIILTFGNGSTLIVGDSYTSSSWVLTLAPSPHGLLSNRTADLACVVHGVSNPVQISWSISGDLQEQGLMRSLKAKDGSFVFINHISVPMDAWTSGKNFTCDVKFNSSGKSVKKIARYIEARASKCSHYTVPLAAGAGLLLLVVSLSLVWTLCPSTLGFQPKVSAPPASEEPQGGILYAHLDFDSRNRNRGTMQPSARGKRVKA from the exons ATGCTGTTCACCAAATATCTGCTTTTGTCTTTGCTGG TGGTACAAGTGCAGTTATTTTTGCACCAACTTCAGTCATTCCTGTTTGTGAACATTAATGATACAGCGAAGATCCAGTGCTCTTCCAAAGAACAATTTTTAGCAGGAGGTGGAACAGCTCAGTGGTACAGGAGACAGGAAGGTGAGGCCCCCATGTTAATTAAGAGATGCTCAGATaatcaaaatgtaaataaaattgcTTGCATATCGGAAGGACACAACTTGACCCTGGAAATCTACAATGCCCAACGGAGTGACTCGGGGGTTTATTACTGTACCAATTCCTACATCATCTTGACTTTTGGCAACGGATCCACCCTGATTGTTGGAG ACAGTTACACCAGCAGCAGTTGGGTGCTGACTCTGGCTCCATCTCCCCACGGCCTCCTCTCCAACAGGACGGCTGATCTGGCTTGCGTGGTCCATGGAGTTTCCAACCCAGTCCAAATTTCCTGGAGTATTTCTGGGGATCTGCAGGAACAGGGTCTGATGCGTTCGCTGAAAGCAAAGGATGGCTCCTTCGTGTTCATAAATCACATCAGCGTCCCCATGGATGCCTGGACCAGTGGGAAGAATTTCACCTGTGATGTTAAATTCAACTCTTCTGGCAAGAGCGTTAAGAAAATTGCCCGGTATATTGAAG CCCGTGCCAGCAAGTGCTCACATTACACTGTGCCCCTTGCGGCTGGTGctggtctgctgctgctggtggtgtctCTGAGCCTCGTCTGGACCCTCTGCCCTTCCACGCTAG GATTCCAGCCCAAGGTCTCAGCACCCCCAGCTTCCGAGGAGCCCCAG GGTGGAATCTTATACGCTCATCTGGATTTTGATTCGCGGAATCGCAACAGGGGCACGATGCAGCCATCGGCCAGAGGGAAACGTGTAAAAGCCTGA
- the LOC114018661 gene encoding M1-specific T cell receptor alpha chain-like isoform X2, giving the protein MLFTKYLLLSLLVVQVQLFLHQLQSFLFVNINDTAKIQCSSKEQFLAGGGTAQWYRRQEGEAPMLIKRCSDNQNVNKIACISEGHNLTLEIYNAQRSDSGVYYCTNSYIILTFGNGSTLIVGDSYTSSSWVLTLAPSPHGLLSNRTADLACVVHGVSNPVQISWSISGDLQEQGLMRSLKAKDGSFVFINHISVPMDAWTSGKNFTCDVKFNSSGKSVKKIARYIEASSTARASKCSHYTVPLAAGAGLLLLVVSLSLVWTLCPSTLGFQPKVSAPPASEEPQGGILYAHLDFDSRNRNRGTMQPSARGKRVKA; this is encoded by the exons ATGCTGTTCACCAAATATCTGCTTTTGTCTTTGCTGG TGGTACAAGTGCAGTTATTTTTGCACCAACTTCAGTCATTCCTGTTTGTGAACATTAATGATACAGCGAAGATCCAGTGCTCTTCCAAAGAACAATTTTTAGCAGGAGGTGGAACAGCTCAGTGGTACAGGAGACAGGAAGGTGAGGCCCCCATGTTAATTAAGAGATGCTCAGATaatcaaaatgtaaataaaattgcTTGCATATCGGAAGGACACAACTTGACCCTGGAAATCTACAATGCCCAACGGAGTGACTCGGGGGTTTATTACTGTACCAATTCCTACATCATCTTGACTTTTGGCAACGGATCCACCCTGATTGTTGGAG ACAGTTACACCAGCAGCAGTTGGGTGCTGACTCTGGCTCCATCTCCCCACGGCCTCCTCTCCAACAGGACGGCTGATCTGGCTTGCGTGGTCCATGGAGTTTCCAACCCAGTCCAAATTTCCTGGAGTATTTCTGGGGATCTGCAGGAACAGGGTCTGATGCGTTCGCTGAAAGCAAAGGATGGCTCCTTCGTGTTCATAAATCACATCAGCGTCCCCATGGATGCCTGGACCAGTGGGAAGAATTTCACCTGTGATGTTAAATTCAACTCTTCTGGCAAGAGCGTTAAGAAAATTGCCCGGTATATTGAAG CTTCCTCCACAGCCCGTGCCAGCAAGTGCTCACATTACACTGTGCCCCTTGCGGCTGGTGctggtctgctgctgctggtggtgtctCTGAGCCTCGTCTGGACCCTCTGCCCTTCCACGCTAG GATTCCAGCCCAAGGTCTCAGCACCCCCAGCTTCCGAGGAGCCCCAG GGTGGAATCTTATACGCTCATCTGGATTTTGATTCGCGGAATCGCAACAGGGGCACGATGCAGCCATCGGCCAGAGGGAAACGTGTAAAAGCCTGA